Part of the Lotus japonicus ecotype B-129 chromosome 6, LjGifu_v1.2 genome, TGGCTAAGGGGAGTCTCCTTAAGAATTAGCGAGGTTTCCACCTCACTGCCTTTGGGGTCTGGTACGTCCTCGCCCGCCACATCCTGGCGAGGAACAAACGATTTGACGGTTTGGACGGTTTTGACTTTGACCCCCTTGGTCCtatttttcctcttcttcagcagaGGGGGGGCAGCCAAAGTTTCTCCGTCTGGGCCAAAGTCAGCTTCTTCGGATTTGTGGGAATCTTCCGCCAAAGAGGGAAGAGTGGTGTTGATGGAAGAACCCGGCGCCGGCTCGTCAGTCTCCAATGGAATGACAACATCCTGCGTGGGTTCGCTAGACCTAGGAGCTGCAGCGTGTGGCATCGCCCCGCCGGCCTCAAGAGAGGGCGGCGCAGGCTCAACTGATGCAGATCCGCGTACCCGTTTCCTCGGGGAGGGGGCGGTGGTACCGGCGTTGGCGTCCGCAGCAATGTGTTTCCTCTTACTTCCGTTGGTGTTGAAGACGGGAGGAAATTCGAAGGTTTCGGCGGCCAAGGCACGCTCCAGTTCGGTTTTAGTGAAGTTCATTCCTCCCAAGAATGAACCAAGGATGTTCTTGCGAGCGGCCTCGAGCAATTGGGAGCACTCAAGGACCGGAAGCCCAGCGAGAAAGTTAAGGATGATTTTATCTCTATCACTCAGCGACGCATCTGACGGCGGCGGAACATCGCGAGGGCTCTTGGTCCAGTAGAAGGGAAACAGGGAAGAGAAGGGAAACagggcagtcccgtcccgaAGGGTGAAAGCCTCGGGATAAGTGGGATGCACAGTTATGCGGAAATACCGGGGCCCAGATCCCAtcttgacgttgctcttgtaAGGGTGGAGACGCTGGCGGCCTGTGCGTGATTTCAGGGAAACCCACCCTGGGGCTTTGGTCTTTAGAGACTTTGGCTCCACGAcatagaagtaaaagaagtggGCGGTTTTTGGTTCAAGTCCAATGGCATCGCAGAGAATCTCAAAACAACGAACGAAGGGCCAGGCGTTCTGATGTAGTTGGCAGGGGGCCACGTTGATTTCCCTCATGACTTGGCGAAGGAAAGGGGAGAAGGGCAGTCTGATTCCCAGATCAAGGAACAGATATTCGTAGACATAAAAGAAGTGGGGTCTCTCCACGCCATGATCGACCGCACGATGCTGCCAGGGCCGGCGAATTGATAGGCATCTCCCCGTAACAAGAACTTCCTCGAGAGATTTCTCATAGCAAAGCCCACCAGCCTGGCGGGCCAACTCAGTAACAGACTCATCAGAGGACAATTCAGAAGTTTGGGAAATGGCCTTTTGGAAGGGGGATTTATCCGCAGACCCTGTGAGGGTGGAAAACACCCGGTGCCAGAAAGCGGTGATTTCCCCCCTCGCCCAGAAGAAGTCCTCCGCGGGGAGGATGGTCAACTGGAGGCAGAGGTGTAGGGGTCGTGTTTTGGGATCGAGAAGATTTTTTAGTACGGCGTGGGGAAGTCATTATTGCTGAAGGAGAAGAGTGGAGTGAAGATAAGGCAAGATGCTAGGGTAAAAGTTTTTGGCAGGATGTAAGGATCTCAATAATGGGTGAGTGATGAAGCAAGGGGGATTTTAAAGCTAAAGTGGGCAGCAGTTGGGAAATCGTGTCCCATCGTGGTAAGGTGGAATGATTACACTAGGAGAACGTGACGCGGTTTTTGGGGGAATGGGAACAGTATAATAAGTGAAAAATTGCAACCGCTGAAGTtcattggtttaaattcaaattggcaggctttattgtgatttgaaTGGACATATCAAAGATAGTGGTTAAGATTTTGTAAGATCCGTTGGACTTTGTGCTTAAATGTGGTTTACACGCGTCAATTTATCGTGGTCCACGACGATCATTGCTGGAACAGGGCGAGGAATCCAAGCGCTGTCGCCACAAGCCAACTTGTGGACTCATGGGATCAAAGGAATCCGCCGGGAAAGTCAAAGAATTAATCTTAGGTTCTagttatcaagccatgttggcaattattTCAGGTCATTAGGTTTTGGCTTTAGGTAACTTACTCATAATTGTCGCCTTGTATTCACTTTttctttaaaagacacactcagctctcatgcttcgagctcagtgtcttgtggacttgtggactgggcgagacccgagggtccctcgcccaagcGCACCAGCCTAGGGCGACGCGCGAAGCCAGAAAGTTGGGTCTTCTCACtgaaggcccaactggcccattagaaggagttaagggcgccaagcccaatccTCGAATCTATAAATAcggagcggttaccaattgtaagggacttttggctcatttgagaaataacaacttgaaattcagttactttctctctctaagcggttacgctctcactcTCTTTAGATTCTCACTTCACAatcctctcactatgggtaccgtagctcatctctatgttcttggatagaacaattAGATATATGCAGTTGTGAGGGTTTTAACTACCATAAGCATGTATATATGAGGGATATCTCCCACTAGACtttttttttagagtaaaatacactcacccccctcaaggtttgcaagaatgacactccaccccattattttttaaaatctacactccaccccattttttataaaggcaaaatttagtgacgaaaacaaattcgtcactaataaaaaataattactaattagttaaaatttaaataaattaaatgcatatacactatcatacatcaatttatgaaaataattttactgaattaaatttaaaaaataccaTCCACtttgtctgttaagtccacgtctcatctatctccaaatcatatttctcatcacaaacggtcaccaccaaacatttgcttcctttaacacgacgacaaccatcccagaatgtgaaaccccatggcaccaccatgcctcaaagttttgttgtgacctgaaccccagaacgtgaatcgcacatcctcAAAGctacttgttcaactacttgttgtgaacttcacccctttaagttgtgagcgaacgctttGTTGGataagatgttgttggattttgttaaaaacggtgctccaccgcatcgttgggttctaataacccctgatccacttcatatttcttaattttgtttctctattttcttcacccatttgtgttacATTTTaggtctacaatccaattttaaaaattggaggtataaatagattattttgattaaaattgaattattaccaaatatgaaaacacaagcatgtttcactatgttcgagatatggtttgtcaaccggtcatgtgtgctattgcagaatttgcattgtgaatttacggatgaagaacgcgattgagagaatgaggaggactgtgatgtttttatttttatatttattggattatattgaaaatattttttgaaattattgattaacaatttaaataataactaattagtaatgaagaatatttttcgtcactaaatttgcctctatataaaatggggtggggtgtagattttatataagaatggggtggagtgttattctaacaaaacttgaggggggtgagtgtactttactttttttttatgttacaaTTAACTTAGAAAATACTAGGTACCAGTGTATAGACTATCAATAATTATTGTATAATCTTATGTTTATATCAAATTTCTGGGTTAGTATATAATTGACTTTTAGGTGGGTATCTTAAGTCGGTACCAATTAAGTATCAAATTCGATTCGTCAACAATAATATTGTATCTCATTCTCAGCTCCAATCAGATCATCAGTCTTAGGTAGCGAATCAATCCACACACGTTACACTATCAACACTTCATAAATGTAAAAACGGAGACATCGAGCATGCGCAACCTGAAACTTATTTGGCTTATCAATAAGAGGGATGATGAAGTATTCAACTATCAATAAAGTTAAGCCTTAAGCACATGTAAAGTGTAACATCACATCAAAGTAGGGGGGCAACAAATGTATCCTCATCACCTTTTTGAAACAAAGCCAAATGAACCCAATAGAATTGGTTAAGTgtgtgggttttttttttcacatggaAAACATAAATTGTGTATCCTATATGAATTGATTTATGCACCTCTCTCACCCAACCTATATGGAAAATGATACTTTGCACGACCACCACACTGACGACACAGGGACGACACAATAACAGCCGTTTGatcttgattttattttttttattttaatttcaatttcatttaaaaattatatcacTGTCTGTGAGTGAAGTTGCGTCTGTCGTGCATGATGGTGGTCGTGTCGAATAGTGTAGCTGAACCTATATATTCTCTAatttttaccacttgagctatatgtaaaatatttattggaatttaagaaaaaataaaatgtcaGGAAACTCTTTAATACAAGGCTCCACCCGACGGCGGCACCGGCGCGAAACTCTCATTTCGTGACAAACTTATGGGAGGGGTCAAAGCTCCTACCCCCAAAGATTTTGTGGACCTAGTGGATCAAGGAAATATGAAGGTCAGCCTGGTGGATGACAACATGCTTTTGCCTCAAATCACCACCGATTCTGCGGTCCTGGACGAGATGTGTGCACCATGGCGGGAATCACTGGGGGTTTGTCTTCTTGGCAAGCGGCTGGGCTACCGTATTATGAAGCAGAAGCTAGTTTCAATCTAGCAACTCTCTAGAGACTTTGATTTGCTAGATGTTGATAATGGATTCTACATGGTGAAATTTGATATTCTTGAGGATAGAGAAAAGGTGATCAACGGAGGGCCATGGATGGTCTTTGACCATTACTTGGTCGTTTCAACCTGGAGCAGAGAATTTGTGTCCACAGCAACACCAGTCACAACTACATTGGCGTGGGTTAGGATTCCAGgtttgaatgttgttttttACGACGAAAGCTACCTTCTATCTGTGGCAAGAGTCCTGCGGAAACCAATTAAAGTGGATCGTAACACACTTCACGCCGACCGTGGTCGTTTTGCCCGTATCTGCGTGGAATTGGACCTCTCCCAAGCGGTGGTAGGCAAGATTTTCCTAGAAGGGATTTGGTACAAAGTTGAATACGAAGGCCATTTATCCCACATGGCCATGCCATATGGGCCACCAGAACTCCGGcattgacccagagctccggagagACCAAAACAAAACCTTTtgataaaggttagggactaataCTCAcatttactccggcgagggaccaatACCAAGCATTtcgtaaaggttagggacgaaaaacttatttaagccttgatGAAATTACAGTCGGGCACTCCCTTCTTATTGATTTGTTTATGGTTTTGCTTATGTGTTTAttaagtactccctccgttcttatTTATTTGTCCactttgagaaaaataatttattcctATTTGACTGTCCAtttagcatttcaagagagaattaaatgatgtttttacaactaATACCCTTATCAGAAGAATAAATGAGAAGAGATAAAACACAGTTTAAAGGGTATAATAGTTAAAGCATGCTCAACTTTTCTAAcattcaacaaaattaattacactcTTAATCTATGTGCCACCACCTAAAGTGgacagataaaaaaaaatgaagggaGTAAGTTTTAATAGTTTACACCCCAAATACTCTCTTCTTATTTATTTCACATTCTTAGAAAGAAGTACTTCTGGGTGCACCCttaaacaaaatttaaaacaaCATTACATTCCTCTAttgtaaaatgaaaatgaagcaTCACCAAAGTACCAGACAATACACTAGTGGACGTACATGTTGAGAGGCAGATATAAATCCTCTCCTAGTTCCTCTCCTAGGTAGATATACAATTTTCGACAAACATCTATTAGTCATATACATTCGTGAGGGTTTTAAGCATGTATATATGAGGGGTATCTCTCCCACTAGACTATTTTTTTGATGTTACAACTTAGAAAATACTAGGTACCAGTGTATAGACTATCAATCATTATTGCGTATAATCTTATGTTTATATCAAATTTCTGGGTTAGTATATAATTGACTTTTAGGTGGGTATCTTAAGTCGGTACCAATTAAGTATCAAATTCGATTCGTCAACAATAATATTGTATCTCATTCACAGCTCCAATCAGATCATCAGTCTTAGGTAGCGAATCAATCTACACACGTTACACTATCAACACTTCATAAATGTAAAAAGGGAGACATCGAGCATGCGCAACCTGAAACTTATTTGGCTTATCAATAAGAGGGATGATGAAGTATTCAACTATCAATAAAGTAAAGCCTTAAGCACATGTAAAGTGTAACATCACATCAAAGTAGGGGCAACAAATGTATCCTCATCACTGAGAACGAATAGAacatcattttcttttcaactGCACACTTTCTGGACTTTTCCAGAAATATCTAGGCCCATTCAAAACCATTATTAAAGACCCATTGATTGTGAACTCTATTAAAACGTCCTCTTTTAAATTACTCGTCAAATAATTAAAACATTGTAGGGTCCATCTAATTAAATTAATAGATATAAAAAGAGTCAAAGAGATAGAGTTTACACTTTACAGGATTCTGATCCCATCAAATACGAGTCATTACTTATCAATCACTCCCCAAATAAGCAAGGGCAACACTAACTCGctcaaaaaaaatcattcactaatcaataataaaaagaaaaattccaATCAAGAATTAGTATATGGGTAGTATATTGGAAAGATGGTGATGACCAAACAATTAATTACACAAATTCAATCCACGAATTTAATTTGTTTTGTCCTAAAGTCTCCAACTTGCCATTTTACTAATTCTTTGATTGGTTGTTTTTTCTAGTGATTGAATCATGAATGATTATTTCAAATAAGATAGCATTCCTCTTAAACAAATATCAAATGGGGTATGAGCAATTTGCACCACATAGCCTTTAAAATGAAGATCCACACATACTTTTATTGCATCATCAAAACACCACATTATTACAAAAACACAAGAATACAACCTAGTGGAGACACCCATAACTTGAAAGGCCCAAACCAACTAACAAACAAGATAAAATACGACAAACTCAAAATCAACCACCACACCTAAAGCAGCAGGGTCTCACATCACCCGCGTAAAGGTGTGAAACCAAACCAACCACAGACCGCCACGTCGACAAGCCTTTATTTCTTACTACTAATTTtccttaatttttaatattttttaaatagcgAGAACCAAACCGGGTACGGATTTCCCGACCCGATCGGAGACGCTACTCTCCCAAACACACGGGAAGCTGCCGGAGCGGTTCTCCGCCGGGACAATCTCCGGCGACCCGGATTTGGAGAAGCGAGTAACAGTGAGGGCAGTGTTGAAATACTCCCTAACCTGGGTAATTATCCCATCCGAGACAGTCCACGCGTGAACCCACGAAATGGCGCGTGAGGTGTCGCAGCCTTCGACTATGACGGTGGATCCGAACGACGCGAGCGACTGCGGAACGAATCGGAAGGCGGTGGTGTCGGTgtcggaggaggaggaggaggagtccTCGCCGGTGAGCATGCGCATCAAAAACTGGTGAGAGGGTGGGCCGTGAAACCACCACTCGAGATCTGGAGCAACGGTGTTGACGACAGTGTCGGAGTCTCGAGCGTTCAAGGCGTCATAGAGGGTGAGAACCAGCCTCTGGTTGCTGGAATCGGAGGAGGAATCTTGAGGGTTAGCCAGTTCGAGAAAGAGGTTTTTGGTTATGAAGAGAAAATGGTGGTGATTTCTTCTTCGAGTTTGGTAATTGGTTGAGGCTTGTTTAGGGGTTTTTATAGCGTGGTTGGATGGTGTTGGTTTTGATCTGGTGCGGGTGAGACTACGTGAGCGCTGTTTTGGGTGATGACGTGGCATTCGATGAAGATGGAATTGGAATTCGGATACGGCATTAAAAGCGTTTTAATCACCAGTGATGAAAAAGCTGGAGAGAAGGAAGAGATAAGTCAAGCCAACCTTTGTGACTTTTGAGTGAGGAGTGGAGTTTAGCGTGACATGAGAAGAAAAGTCGTGACTATTAAATGAGATTAGCGTGTGTTTAGTGCTAAACAAACGGGCTCGTTTCTTTCTAGTTAAGGAAAAAAAagtttgattttacttttgaataaaaaatttattttattttaagtaattttattttatgaaaaaagtataattacacaGCAATTGACGGTGTGAATTTTTGTTTACAAAGTAATCAAGTTAGAATTCATTGATTTTTcatgttattattaattaatatttaaaatggaAAAATTAAGAGAATGACTGAATACATACAACTCTTTATATTATTGGTGCATATAAATTAAGTCATTTTCCAAGGTAAAATTAATTCgttttgtttgtattttttactttaaaaagTCATTTTAATATGTTTAGatttataaaatcataaaagtatACCCAAAAAAATATTGCAATGTAACCTAAAAATGATAAAATCAGAAAAGTACTTTTCCATATAGAATTACAATAAAGTacattaaaaaacatttttctatAATAGTCTAGCCGCCTATATAATAAATGTCCAAAAGCCCTTTCTCAAAGTACAAATGTTCCCTTTTATAGGGGGTGCGCAAAACACGAAAGCTAGACCTAAACGGACTATTGAGTCTTATACGTTCTGGTCAACAACTCATACAATACTATGCCCGTCACTAGGCGGTCCCTGTCTAGTTCTTACATACTAGCTCATTCACCCGCACTCTAGATGCCACGTCATCCTGGCGGTTAGGTCCAGTAGGCAAGTAACATGGGCAGGACCCCTATTGTGTCTAGGGATCTCGCCTAGTTCACACACTAAGCCTGAAGTATGAAGGCGCAATGTATATTAAAGTCTTCTAATTTGAGTATGAAACTTCATGGGCGAGTCCTCTATTGTAATGAGGGGTCTcgcctagtccacaagacactttGCTCGCAGCAtaagagctaagtgtgtcttcaaGTCTTCTGGTTTGCGCATGAAACTCCATGGGAAAGGAAATTACCCCATGCTAGGCACGATTTAGTCCATGGGAATGGTGGATCAGTGAATTATTCCATTTTATTAATTATGGATAGGACGAAGTCCCCACTTGGCATGAAATAATGAGGGTCGTCTAAATTTGGTTGCCCAAATATGAATTGCTAATAACAAATTCTTTAAAATAACATGCTCGAACACACTCAGTGcagtttgtttgtttttaaaaaagttaACACATTATTTTATGAAGAGAAATATgttgactttttaaaaataaattgatcACATTAATGAGGTTCTTGAATTATGTTATTAAGAGAGTGTATTGCTAACGTTTCTCACCTTGAACTTAATTGGTGATGAAGTGCTTTTATTTTTTGTAGCTAGAATTTGAATTTCTGACCATCAAACTATGCAGCTGTGATTTTCTATGATTTTCAGTTAGTTTCTGACGCTAACTCACTTAGCATAACTTCCTTGCATAGATGAAATTCTCATTAGAAAACATGGTTAAGTTTGCGTTAACGATTTGATGAAGtagatattttttatttttgaactaaATGTAGATATCTTTACTTGTATAGAAATGCAACTTTTCAATCGCACAAtcgttgaattttttttattcaataacTATTAATGATACGAAAATTAACAAAGACAATGACTTATGAATTTTTCAGATTGGTTAGTGTTTGTACAATTAAGTCAATTGAATCTACGTTCTGTCTGtgtcttttctttttaaatgtatttttttttacaactatAGCTAGGAAAACTTTTTGGAAAAGTATATGGCAATATCTTTTCTTTTAACTGAATGGATCCATTATGGAGAAGAAACATGCATCCAAACCAATACTTCAGT contains:
- the LOC130724687 gene encoding uncharacterized protein LOC130724687, which produces MPRHHPKQRSRSLTRTRSKPTPSNHAIKTPKQASTNYQTRRRNHHHFLFITKNLFLELANPQDSSSDSSNQRLVLTLYDALNARDSDTVVNTVAPDLEWWFHGPPSHQFLMRMLTGEDSSSSSSDTDTTAFRFVPQSLASFGSTVIVEGCDTSRAISWVHAWTVSDGIITQVREYFNTALTVTRFSKSGSPEIVPAENRSGSFPCVWESSVSDRVGKSVPGLVLAI